One Nitrospirota bacterium DNA window includes the following coding sequences:
- a CDS encoding NuoF family protein: protein MHPDELLDLIDKENEARSRWKHTIHICTAAGCLSCRSDALKEAFDKEVAAKGLAEVCAVKGVGCMGTCNAGPMVRIEPGGIHYGPVAPEDVSEIVMSLDGDPISRLLCKESAVFSSRQHKIVLENSGIVDPERIEDYIASGGYTALSTALATMSPSDVIAHVVQSGLRGRGGAGYPTGLKWTTVAKTGSRRKYVVCNADEGDPGAFMDRSVLESDPHRVLEGMAIAAYAVSAFHGYLYVRAEYPLAIKRLAKAIRDAERHGLLGNNICGTTFKFGVQIRLGAGAFVCGEETSLISSIEGNRGAPRPRPPYPAEYGLWGHPTLINNVETFANIPPIIRNGGAWFAKTGTEKSKGTKVFAIAGRVNNTGLIEVPFGITLREIVFDIGGGIPEGRNFKAVQTGGPSGGCIPAEFLDMPVDYESLASVGSILGSGGLIVMDDTSCMVDVAKYFMEFSRSESCGKCLPCRTGTPQMYHILGRISEGGGTRYDVQLLEELCDLLKNTSLCGLGLSAPNPVVSTLRYFKDEYEAHILDKTCPAGVCAMASGRMVRQ, encoded by the coding sequence ATGCATCCTGACGAACTGCTTGACCTCATCGATAAAGAGAATGAAGCAAGATCCCGCTGGAAACATACCATACATATCTGTACGGCGGCAGGCTGCCTCTCCTGCCGGAGCGATGCGCTGAAGGAAGCCTTTGACAAAGAGGTCGCGGCAAAGGGCCTTGCAGAGGTGTGCGCGGTAAAAGGGGTGGGATGTATGGGCACCTGCAATGCCGGTCCCATGGTGCGCATAGAACCGGGCGGAATACACTACGGTCCGGTCGCCCCGGAAGATGTGTCTGAAATTGTGATGTCCCTGGACGGCGACCCGATAAGCCGTCTCCTGTGCAAGGAAAGCGCGGTCTTCTCGTCCAGGCAGCACAAGATCGTTCTCGAGAACAGCGGCATTGTCGATCCCGAAAGGATAGAAGACTATATCGCGTCAGGCGGATACACGGCATTATCAACGGCGCTTGCCACAATGTCGCCGTCCGATGTCATCGCACATGTAGTGCAGAGCGGTTTGCGGGGCAGAGGCGGCGCAGGCTATCCGACAGGACTGAAATGGACGACGGTCGCCAAGACCGGGAGCAGGCGAAAATATGTCGTCTGCAACGCCGACGAAGGGGACCCCGGCGCCTTCATGGACAGAAGTGTTCTCGAGAGCGATCCGCACCGCGTCCTGGAAGGAATGGCAATAGCGGCCTACGCGGTGAGCGCATTTCACGGCTACCTCTATGTGCGGGCCGAATACCCCCTTGCCATAAAGCGGCTTGCAAAGGCGATCAGGGATGCCGAAAGACACGGTCTGCTCGGGAACAATATCTGCGGCACCACCTTCAAATTCGGCGTACAAATAAGGCTCGGCGCCGGGGCCTTTGTATGCGGCGAAGAAACTTCCCTGATATCGTCGATAGAAGGGAACCGCGGCGCCCCGCGTCCCCGGCCGCCGTATCCGGCCGAATACGGGCTTTGGGGACATCCCACCCTTATCAACAACGTCGAGACCTTCGCGAATATTCCGCCGATCATCAGGAACGGGGGCGCATGGTTCGCAAAGACCGGTACTGAGAAGAGCAAGGGGACAAAAGTTTTCGCGATCGCAGGCCGGGTCAACAATACGGGCCTGATAGAAGTGCCCTTCGGCATAACCCTTCGCGAAATAGTGTTTGATATAGGCGGCGGGATTCCCGAGGGCAGGAACTTCAAGGCAGTGCAGACAGGGGGACCTTCCGGCGGGTGCATTCCGGCAGAGTTCCTCGATATGCCCGTGGATTACGAGTCGCTGGCATCCGTCGGCTCCATTTTGGGGTCGGGCGGGCTCATCGTTATGGACGACACCTCCTGCATGGTGGATGTGGCGAAGTACTTCATGGAATTCTCGAGGAGCGAATCCTGCGGGAAATGTCTGCCCTGCAGAACAGGGACCCCGCAGATGTACCACATCCTCGGAAGAATCAGCGAGGGCGGGGGGACTAGGTACGACGTTCAGCTGCTGGAAGAGCTCTGCGACCTGTTGAAAAACACGAGTCTGTGCGGCCTGGGACTGTCGGCGCCGAACCCTGTTGTCAGCACCCTCAGGTATTTCAAAGACGAATATGAGGCCCATATCCTGGACAAAACCTGCCCGGCCGGAGTATGCGCCATGGCGTCGGGAAGGATGGTGAGGCAATGA
- the hoxU gene encoding bidirectional hydrogenase complex protein HoxU yields the protein MNESARIVTFKMDGREIGAREDETILQVATDNGIFIPTLCYLEGLSAMGGCRLCMVEVKETSKLVPSCVTYAREGMEVITNSERLAKYRIMLLELFFAERNHICAICVANGRCELQNLTVNLGMTHVHFPYFYPRVPVDASHERFVLDHNRCILCTRCVRVCAEIEGAHTLDVMTRGMDSRIITDLNQAWGSSVTCTRCGKCVNVCPTGALSEKGKAVADIAVKKQFLPYLTRMRRGKQ from the coding sequence ATGAATGAATCCGCCCGCATTGTTACGTTCAAAATGGACGGGAGGGAAATAGGCGCCCGCGAGGACGAAACCATTCTCCAGGTTGCGACCGATAACGGCATCTTCATCCCGACGCTCTGCTATCTCGAGGGACTGTCCGCCATGGGCGGGTGCCGTCTCTGCATGGTCGAGGTAAAGGAGACATCCAAACTGGTCCCTTCGTGCGTGACCTATGCGCGTGAAGGGATGGAAGTGATCACGAACTCGGAACGCCTGGCGAAATACCGCATCATGCTGCTCGAGCTCTTCTTTGCCGAGCGCAACCACATTTGCGCCATCTGTGTTGCAAACGGCCGGTGTGAACTGCAGAATCTCACCGTCAACCTCGGCATGACGCATGTCCACTTCCCTTACTTCTATCCGCGGGTGCCGGTGGACGCATCCCATGAGCGTTTCGTGCTCGACCATAACCGCTGCATCCTCTGTACACGATGCGTACGGGTGTGCGCCGAGATCGAAGGAGCCCACACGCTCGACGTCATGACGAGAGGAATGGATTCAAGGATCATCACCGACCTGAACCAGGCCTGGGGCAGCTCGGTAACCTGTACGCGCTGCGGCAAATGCGTGAACGTCTGTCCTACGGGCGCTCTTTCCGAAAAGGGCAAAGCAGTTGCCGACATCGCCGTAAAAAAGCAGTTTCTTCCCTACCTGACGCGGATGAGAAGAGGAAAACAATGA
- a CDS encoding NADP oxidoreductase, with amino-acid sequence MSKMKIATVWLDGCSGCHMSMFDMDEKLIDILEKVDLVYSPLVDAKEFPEGVDVTVIEGGVGSEEDKHMLELIRARTHMLVSYGDCAVTGNVPSLRNRFSVDDLIKRSYIENVSAHGDGGGNVPGDAVPRLLPVERPLHEVVRVDVFIPGCPPRPGLTYFMLKELLEGRMPDLKEKTRFGL; translated from the coding sequence ATGAGCAAGATGAAAATAGCGACCGTATGGCTGGACGGCTGTTCAGGGTGCCATATGTCCATGTTCGATATGGACGAGAAGCTTATCGATATCCTCGAAAAAGTCGACCTCGTGTACAGTCCCCTGGTGGATGCAAAAGAGTTTCCTGAAGGAGTCGACGTTACGGTGATCGAAGGCGGGGTCGGCAGCGAGGAAGACAAGCATATGCTCGAGCTCATAAGGGCCAGGACCCACATGCTCGTCTCCTACGGCGACTGCGCGGTTACGGGGAATGTGCCCTCTTTGCGCAACAGGTTTTCCGTCGACGATCTGATCAAAAGGTCGTATATCGAGAACGTCTCGGCTCACGGAGACGGGGGAGGGAACGTTCCGGGCGATGCGGTCCCCCGGCTCCTCCCTGTCGAACGTCCGCTGCACGAGGTGGTGAGGGTCGATGTCTTCATCCCCGGATGTCCGCCCCGTCCGGGCCTGACGTATTTCATGCTGAAAGAGCTCCTCGAAGGACGGATGCCGGACCTGAAGGAAAAAACACGTTTCGGTTTGTGA
- a CDS encoding Ni/Fe hydrogenase subunit alpha, whose amino-acid sequence MPDKIVISPVTRVEGHSKITIQLGSDGTVVDAHLHITQFRGFEKFCEGRPYYEMPYIVARICGICPVSHSLASAKACDAIWGVKVPYAGDLLRRVMHLAQFVQSHALSFFHLSSPDFLMGMDADPAERNLAGVIRKYPDIARDGISLRSYGQQVIERLGGKRVHPSEIVPGGVISPLSEEDREWVLAGIPPALQIAERTLGWFKQSIEEHREEIRTFGNFPTLFLGHVRDRGSLALYDGLLRFIDASGKIIHDDIEPQHYERWIGEMVDTESYLKSPYFKPLGHAEGIYRVGPLARFNVADRCSTATANREFVEFKALERGAVHSSFFYHYARLIEIIYALERMEQLLNDPGIMNSHVRAFASPNNTEGIGVSEAPRGTLIHHYKVDENGLITWVDLIIATGHNNLAMNRGVLQVAKHFIRGDKIEEGALNRIEAVIRAFDPCLSCSTHAVGASNYLIQLIGPDGEVLHSVNR is encoded by the coding sequence ATGCCTGATAAGATCGTTATCTCGCCGGTTACACGCGTAGAAGGACACTCTAAAATCACAATTCAGCTCGGCAGCGACGGCACGGTCGTAGACGCGCACCTCCATATAACACAGTTCAGGGGATTCGAGAAATTCTGTGAGGGAAGACCTTATTATGAAATGCCCTACATCGTGGCGCGCATCTGCGGTATCTGTCCCGTCAGCCATTCGCTCGCATCGGCAAAGGCATGCGACGCCATATGGGGCGTGAAGGTCCCCTATGCGGGCGACCTGCTCAGAAGGGTAATGCACCTGGCGCAGTTCGTGCAGTCGCATGCGCTGAGCTTTTTCCATCTCTCCTCTCCGGACTTCCTCATGGGGATGGATGCCGACCCGGCGGAGCGGAACCTTGCGGGCGTCATCAGGAAATACCCGGATATCGCCCGCGACGGCATCAGCCTGAGGAGTTACGGACAGCAGGTCATCGAGCGGCTCGGCGGCAAGAGGGTGCATCCTTCGGAAATAGTTCCCGGCGGCGTCATCTCTCCCCTCAGCGAGGAAGACAGGGAGTGGGTGCTGGCGGGGATTCCTCCCGCGCTGCAGATCGCGGAGCGCACGCTCGGCTGGTTCAAGCAATCGATAGAAGAGCACAGGGAAGAGATACGGACCTTCGGCAATTTCCCGACCCTCTTCCTCGGGCATGTAAGAGACCGCGGCAGCCTGGCGCTCTACGACGGGTTGTTGCGCTTTATAGACGCCTCCGGGAAAATTATCCATGACGATATCGAGCCGCAGCATTACGAACGGTGGATCGGAGAGATGGTAGACACCGAATCCTACCTCAAGTCGCCCTATTTCAAACCCCTGGGACACGCCGAAGGCATTTACCGGGTAGGACCCCTGGCACGGTTCAATGTAGCGGACAGATGCTCAACGGCAACGGCGAACCGGGAGTTCGTCGAGTTCAAGGCGCTCGAACGGGGGGCCGTCCACAGCTCCTTTTTCTATCATTATGCCCGTCTGATAGAAATCATCTATGCGCTCGAACGCATGGAGCAACTACTCAATGACCCCGGCATCATGAACAGCCATGTGCGCGCATTCGCATCTCCCAATAATACCGAGGGCATAGGTGTTTCCGAGGCTCCGCGGGGTACGCTCATACACCACTATAAAGTTGATGAGAACGGCCTGATAACCTGGGTAGACCTGATCATAGCGACGGGACACAACAACCTGGCCATGAACCGCGGGGTGCTCCAGGTTGCGAAACATTTCATCAGGGGCGATAAGATCGAAGAGGGCGCGTTGAACAGGATAGAAGCCGTGATCAGGGCGTTCGACCCGTGCCTGAGCTGTTCGACCCACGCGGTCGGGGCCAGTAACTACCTGATCCAGCTCATCGGACCTGACGGCGAAGTTCTGCACAGTGTAAACAGGTAG
- the thiC gene encoding phosphomethylpyrimidine synthase ThiC, whose amino-acid sequence MTQLERAKRGEITPEIRSVAAEEGQDVEVVRRRVAAGKIVIPANRNRASRITGIGKGLRTKINASIGTSTDISDVALEVEKARIAEQYHADSLMDLSVGGPISGIRRAVMDAVTLPIGTVPLYEAFAIAIDKYGGAVHMPEELLWDVMERQCEEGVAFMAIHCGINLMTIERLRKQGYRYGGLVSKGGSYLTAWMLHNNRENPLYEKFDRVVEILKKHDVVLSLGNGFRAGAIHDSSDRVQIQELIINCELAEIGRNAGCQTMVEGPGHIPIDEIEANVLLEKKMSGESPFYMLGPITTDIAPGYDHITSAIGAALSSACGADFICYVTPAEHLGLPYPDDVKQGVITARIAAHIGDMVKLKERKRDREMSIARRDLDWKKQFDLALSREEAVRIRSERQPASEESCTMCGSFCASKILKGMFDDAIKLGGKH is encoded by the coding sequence ATGACTCAGCTTGAGAGGGCAAAACGGGGAGAGATAACCCCGGAAATTCGCAGCGTCGCAGCAGAAGAAGGTCAGGATGTCGAAGTAGTGCGCCGCAGGGTCGCGGCAGGGAAGATCGTCATACCGGCGAACAGAAACAGGGCGAGCAGAATCACCGGCATTGGAAAAGGCTTGAGGACAAAGATCAACGCCTCTATCGGCACCTCGACCGATATTTCGGATGTTGCGCTCGAAGTGGAGAAGGCGCGGATCGCCGAGCAGTACCACGCCGACTCGCTCATGGATCTCAGCGTCGGCGGCCCCATCAGCGGCATCAGGAGAGCGGTCATGGATGCCGTAACGCTCCCCATCGGGACCGTGCCTCTTTATGAAGCCTTTGCCATCGCCATCGACAAGTACGGCGGCGCCGTCCACATGCCCGAAGAGCTGCTCTGGGACGTCATGGAGCGGCAGTGCGAAGAGGGGGTCGCTTTCATGGCGATCCATTGCGGCATCAATCTCATGACCATCGAGCGCCTCAGGAAGCAGGGGTACCGCTACGGCGGTCTCGTTTCGAAGGGGGGCTCCTATCTCACCGCCTGGATGCTCCACAACAACCGGGAGAACCCGCTCTACGAGAAGTTCGATCGCGTCGTCGAGATCCTGAAGAAGCATGATGTCGTCCTGAGCCTCGGCAACGGCTTCAGGGCCGGGGCGATCCACGACTCGTCGGACAGGGTGCAGATACAGGAGCTCATCATCAACTGCGAGCTCGCGGAGATCGGCAGGAACGCCGGGTGCCAGACCATGGTCGAAGGCCCCGGCCACATCCCGATCGACGAGATCGAGGCGAACGTGCTCCTCGAAAAGAAGATGAGCGGGGAGTCTCCCTTCTACATGCTCGGCCCGATCACCACCGATATCGCGCCCGGGTATGACCACATCACCTCGGCCATCGGTGCAGCACTCTCCTCCGCCTGCGGGGCTGACTTCATCTGCTATGTCACCCCCGCAGAGCACTTAGGCCTCCCCTATCCCGACGACGTAAAGCAGGGGGTCATCACCGCCCGTATCGCAGCCCACATCGGCGATATGGTGAAGCTGAAAGAGAGAAAGAGGGATAGAGAGATGTCCATAGCGCGAAGGGATCTCGACTGGAAGAAACAGTTCGACCTCGCGCTCTCCAGGGAGGAGGCCGTACGGATACGGAGCGAGCGCCAGCCCGCCAGCGAAGAGTCCTGCACCATGTGCGGCAGCTTCTGCGCCTCGAAAATCCTGAAGGGGATGTTCGATGACGCCATAAAGCTCGGAGGGAAGCACTAG
- a CDS encoding BPL-N domain-containing protein, translating to MMNLFTNKVALLWDESFLWGVMAVRALRAAGLPFALLRAEDIRAGRLDGHTMLFVPGGWASNKAKALGEEGAEAIRRFVHEGGSYLGICGGAGLATQDGIGLLEVKRRPTKERVPSFSGRIHLNITDHPLWKGLNERGDESLIFHAWWPSQFIVEDSSIKVLATYGAALPDAFSSDLNAGDVEAIGAWSGLEERYGINLDPGRLLNDPAVIQGSYGKGTVVLSLIHFDTPDDDNGRRVLINLWSCLGHTEAQQPSELPSLRTSALPYHDASALMSEMEEAVDELIALGLRNFLWFWRNPLLLQWRRGVRGLEYNTLFILIKEIGMLMRRAENGATSSPIIAEKMRGTETLLVPFIKQAQRLLLLERQALQNGRITYEKCDDPEIREIRMHLFSSAKSYGGAFKKLIDETDRLLYALLVPGSIP from the coding sequence ATGATGAATCTATTTACGAATAAGGTTGCGTTGTTGTGGGATGAGTCGTTCCTCTGGGGCGTAATGGCCGTGCGTGCGCTCCGGGCAGCGGGCCTCCCCTTCGCCCTGCTGCGTGCCGAAGACATCAGGGCAGGACGGCTGGACGGCCATACCATGCTCTTCGTCCCCGGCGGGTGGGCGTCGAACAAGGCGAAAGCCCTCGGAGAAGAGGGCGCCGAGGCGATCAGGCGTTTCGTCCATGAGGGAGGCTCCTATCTCGGGATCTGCGGAGGCGCAGGCCTCGCCACGCAGGACGGCATCGGCCTCCTGGAGGTGAAACGCAGACCCACGAAGGAGCGCGTACCGAGCTTCAGCGGAAGGATTCATCTGAACATTACCGATCATCCTCTCTGGAAGGGATTAAACGAACGCGGTGACGAATCGCTCATCTTCCACGCATGGTGGCCCTCCCAGTTCATCGTGGAGGATAGCAGCATCAAGGTCCTCGCCACCTACGGCGCTGCGCTGCCCGATGCCTTCAGCTCCGACCTCAACGCAGGCGATGTCGAAGCGATCGGCGCCTGGTCCGGTCTTGAGGAGCGCTACGGAATCAATCTCGATCCGGGAAGGCTGCTGAATGACCCTGCTGTCATCCAGGGATCGTATGGAAAGGGCACGGTGGTGCTTTCGCTTATCCATTTCGATACCCCCGATGATGATAACGGGAGAAGGGTACTCATCAATCTATGGAGCTGTCTGGGGCATACGGAAGCGCAACAGCCTTCCGAGCTTCCGAGCCTCCGAACTTCCGCGCTTCCGTACCATGATGCTTCCGCGCTCATGTCGGAGATGGAAGAAGCCGTCGATGAGCTCATTGCGCTCGGCCTCCGGAACTTTCTCTGGTTCTGGCGGAACCCCCTGCTCCTCCAATGGCGGAGAGGGGTAAGGGGGCTCGAGTACAACACCCTCTTTATCCTGATCAAGGAGATCGGCATGCTGATGAGAAGAGCCGAAAACGGAGCAACGTCCTCGCCGATCATCGCGGAGAAGATGAGGGGGACCGAAACCCTGCTTGTTCCTTTCATCAAACAGGCACAACGTCTGCTCCTTCTCGAGCGGCAGGCGCTCCAGAACGGCCGCATCACGTACGAGAAGTGCGACGATCCCGAAATACGGGAGATCAGAATGCATCTTTTTTCCAGCGCGAAGAGCTATGGCGGCGCGTTCAAAAAGCTGATCGACGAGACAGACCGGCTTCTATACGCATTGCTTGTTCCCGGCAGCATCCCGTAG
- the cobJ gene encoding precorrin-3B C(17)-methyltransferase has translation MSTGNKPEAEKHKTIIFYITDNGRALAERLEQRYPRSAVEKFNAARVAEVWKSAGTLIFIMAAGIVVRTVALLVKDKRTDPAVLVLDDKGKFCISLLCGHLGGANDRAKEIAGFLSGEAVVTTASDVNDMPAIDLWAAENDLAIEEWTLLPALGTRLINNCGLSVYAEAGLRLPGAFSRVVDPRFADIIITNKAAVYRSAPSLSSDPPVASESLFTEPSCAAGFCHVKEQLYLRPRNLILGIGCNSGTPEAEIGDAVRRALEAYNLSPLSLRAVATIDLKAGEPGLVEFARKSGLEMITYTAGELNAVPGVVKSDTVHKATGAYAVAAPAALLAAGAEALAIPKQKTGNVTVAVAEIRKPGSAETAESKENLEGEFRAHGKICIVGTGPGGAEHITPYAQKIIREADVIVGYGTYIDLIPGLVAGKEVFSTGMTREVDRCRKAIELAERGKSVAVISGGDPGIYAMAGLVFELLKSRQPSDISHRLSVEVVPGISALNACAARLGAPLMHDFAAISLSDRLTPWEVIEKRLTAAASADFVIALYNPKSMGRPEHITTARAICLKYRSTETPVGIVKGAMRENERIVITTLRDMLNHDIDMQTTVIIGNSRTFTWDKWMITPRGYGDKGKF, from the coding sequence ATGAGTACCGGAAATAAGCCAGAGGCCGAAAAGCATAAGACGATCATATTCTATATAACCGACAACGGCCGTGCGCTTGCAGAGCGGCTCGAGCAGCGTTACCCTCGAAGCGCTGTCGAGAAGTTCAACGCGGCACGAGTTGCCGAGGTATGGAAGAGCGCCGGCACGCTGATCTTTATCATGGCCGCGGGGATCGTGGTGCGCACGGTAGCGCTCTTGGTCAAGGATAAGCGGACCGACCCCGCGGTGCTCGTCCTCGACGACAAGGGGAAGTTCTGCATCAGTCTCCTCTGCGGTCACCTGGGCGGCGCGAATGACCGCGCAAAAGAGATTGCCGGCTTCCTGTCCGGCGAGGCGGTCGTCACCACGGCCTCGGACGTAAACGATATGCCCGCGATCGACCTCTGGGCCGCGGAAAACGATCTCGCGATCGAGGAGTGGACGCTCCTCCCTGCTCTCGGCACGCGTCTGATCAACAACTGCGGGTTGAGCGTCTATGCAGAGGCAGGGCTCAGGCTGCCGGGTGCATTCTCCCGGGTGGTGGATCCGCGCTTTGCCGATATCATCATAACCAATAAGGCCGCTGTGTACCGGAGCGCACCATCCCTTTCTTCAGATCCTCCAGTCGCTTCCGAAAGCCTTTTCACAGAACCGTCGTGCGCCGCCGGCTTCTGTCATGTCAAAGAGCAGCTCTACCTTCGCCCGAGAAACCTGATCCTGGGAATAGGGTGCAACAGCGGCACGCCCGAAGCGGAAATAGGCGATGCCGTCCGGAGGGCGCTGGAGGCGTACAACCTCTCTCCGCTCTCCCTTCGCGCTGTCGCCACCATCGATCTCAAGGCCGGCGAGCCCGGGCTCGTGGAGTTTGCACGGAAGAGCGGACTCGAAATGATCACGTATACAGCCGGCGAGCTGAATGCAGTGCCGGGCGTCGTGAAATCCGATACGGTCCATAAAGCTACCGGCGCGTATGCGGTCGCGGCGCCCGCAGCGCTCCTCGCCGCGGGCGCAGAGGCGCTGGCAATTCCTAAACAGAAGACCGGCAATGTCACGGTTGCGGTTGCCGAGATACGGAAACCCGGAAGTGCAGAAACAGCAGAGAGCAAAGAAAATCTTGAAGGAGAATTCCGGGCTCATGGAAAAATCTGCATAGTCGGCACCGGACCGGGAGGCGCCGAGCACATTACACCGTATGCACAGAAGATCATACGAGAGGCTGATGTCATCGTAGGCTATGGAACATATATCGATCTGATACCCGGGCTCGTAGCGGGCAAAGAGGTGTTTTCGACCGGCATGACCAGGGAGGTCGACCGCTGTAGAAAGGCGATCGAGCTCGCAGAACGGGGCAAGAGCGTCGCCGTCATCAGCGGAGGAGACCCCGGCATCTATGCCATGGCAGGGCTGGTGTTCGAGCTCCTTAAAAGCCGTCAGCCGTCAGACATCAGCCATCGGCTGTCCGTCGAGGTCGTTCCCGGCATCTCGGCGCTCAACGCCTGCGCTGCCCGGCTCGGCGCTCCTCTGATGCACGACTTTGCGGCGATAAGCCTTTCGGACAGACTGACGCCCTGGGAGGTGATCGAGAAGCGGCTCACTGCCGCTGCCTCCGCCGACTTCGTCATCGCCCTCTACAACCCGAAGAGCATGGGGCGTCCCGAGCATATCACCACAGCGCGGGCCATCTGCCTGAAATACCGGAGCACCGAGACCCCGGTGGGCATCGTCAAGGGAGCGATGAGGGAAAACGAACGGATCGTCATTACCACCCTGCGCGACATGCTGAACCACGACATCGATATGCAGACGACCGTGATCATCGGGAATTCACGGACCTTCACCTGGGATAAATGGATGATCACCCCGAGGGGGTACGGGGATAAAGGCAAATTCTGA
- the cobM gene encoding precorrin-4 C(11)-methyltransferase, whose protein sequence is MHKVYFIGAGPGDPELITVKGRRVLDAAEVVIYAGSLVNPALLDGLRAEIHNSASMTLDETIALMERSIKAGKTVARLHTGDPAFYSAISEQIERLRNLGIAYEVIPGVSSAMAGAAALGQELTIPEISQTVIVTRLEGRTPVPDAERLGLLAQHRATMVIFLSAGMIEKVRSELLEGYPPDTPVVIIEKASWPEQRILRGTIDDMAALAADAGIRKTALIYVGESLGASEGPLGKESKLYHKDFSHEYRK, encoded by the coding sequence ATGCACAAGGTATATTTCATCGGCGCGGGTCCCGGCGACCCCGAGCTTATAACCGTCAAAGGGAGAAGGGTGCTCGATGCCGCGGAGGTCGTCATCTACGCCGGCAGCCTGGTCAATCCCGCACTCCTCGACGGGCTTCGCGCCGAGATACACAACTCGGCATCGATGACGCTCGACGAGACGATCGCCCTTATGGAGCGGTCGATAAAAGCAGGCAAGACCGTGGCGCGCCTCCATACCGGCGACCCCGCCTTCTACAGCGCCATATCGGAGCAGATCGAGCGGCTGAGGAATCTCGGCATCGCTTACGAGGTCATTCCCGGCGTGTCTTCGGCAATGGCCGGGGCAGCAGCGCTCGGGCAGGAGCTCACGATACCCGAGATAAGCCAGACCGTGATCGTCACCCGTCTCGAGGGCCGGACCCCCGTGCCCGATGCGGAGCGGCTCGGCCTCCTGGCGCAGCACCGCGCCACCATGGTCATCTTTCTCAGCGCCGGCATGATCGAGAAGGTGAGGAGCGAGCTGCTCGAAGGATATCCTCCCGACACGCCGGTCGTGATCATCGAGAAGGCGTCCTGGCCCGAACAGAGGATACTGCGCGGGACGATCGATGATATGGCCGCGCTCGCTGCCGATGCGGGCATCAGGAAGACAGCGCTCATCTATGTCGGCGAATCCCTCGGGGCCTCCGAAGGGCCGCTCGGAAAGGAATCGAAACTCTACCATAAGGATTTCAGCCATGAGTACCGGAAATAA
- a CDS encoding HD domain-containing protein yields the protein MIAADRDSYKTWFAAYCASFAMPDPEDQRNIALKEQHTLQVCKNIVRIACAQSLDETRTLLAETVGLFHDLGRFPQYAQYKTFRDGVSVNHAELGVKILREERLLDRLPPEERELVLTAVKFHNVFKVPALENAEELLFIRLVRDADKLDIWRVFTEYYEARDEDRASAAGLGLPDVPEYSADVLACIFREQLISLAMLKTQADFKLAQMAWVFDLNFDTSFIMLEESNYIRRIAATLPRTDEIERAVVFLLGCIRRKATGGR from the coding sequence ATGATCGCGGCTGACAGGGACTCTTATAAAACGTGGTTTGCCGCGTATTGCGCCTCCTTTGCGATGCCCGATCCGGAGGACCAGCGGAATATAGCGCTCAAGGAGCAGCACACGCTGCAGGTCTGCAAGAACATCGTACGGATCGCCTGCGCCCAGTCGCTCGACGAGACCCGGACGCTGCTCGCCGAAACAGTGGGGCTCTTTCACGATCTAGGCCGCTTCCCGCAATATGCGCAGTACAAGACCTTCAGGGATGGGGTATCGGTGAACCACGCCGAGCTCGGAGTGAAGATTCTCAGGGAAGAGCGTCTCCTCGACCGCCTCCCCCCTGAAGAGCGGGAGCTCGTCCTGACGGCAGTTAAATTTCACAACGTCTTCAAAGTCCCCGCCCTCGAAAATGCGGAGGAGCTGCTCTTCATCAGATTGGTCCGCGATGCCGACAAGCTCGATATCTGGCGGGTCTTCACCGAATACTACGAGGCGAGAGACGAAGACCGCGCATCGGCAGCAGGCCTCGGCCTGCCCGATGTCCCCGAATATTCGGCTGACGTGCTCGCGTGCATCTTCAGGGAACAGCTCATATCCCTCGCCATGCTCAAAACGCAGGCTGATTTCAAGCTCGCGCAGATGGCGTGGGTCTTCGATCTCAATTTCGACACCTCCTTCATTATGCTGGAGGAGAGCAATTATATACGGCGCATCGCTGCCACCCTGCCCCGGACGGATGAGATAGAGCGCGCCGTCGTCTTCCTGCTCGGCTGCATACGGCGGAAGGCTACAGGAGGAAGATGA